A genome region from Crossiella equi includes the following:
- a CDS encoding TetR family transcriptional regulator, with the protein MVKKSEATKARLLRAATEEFAAYGVAGARVDRIAATAGANKTLIYNYFGNKEELFDVVYEAAINEWLAAVPFDAQDLPGYAGTLFDFYRTHPHLIRLARWHALERPTAPPLPVATGARADKVKALRKAQYDGKINAGLPPDALLTLVQSLAGTWSDGAPEGGAPAADPEGVSDQRHCVVVAVARLTRPVDGTTPGPLAPPVAGVR; encoded by the coding sequence ATGGTCAAGAAGTCCGAGGCGACGAAGGCACGCCTGCTGCGAGCGGCCACCGAGGAGTTCGCGGCCTACGGCGTCGCGGGCGCCCGGGTGGACCGCATCGCGGCGACGGCCGGGGCGAACAAGACCCTCATCTACAACTACTTCGGCAACAAGGAGGAGCTGTTCGACGTGGTCTACGAGGCCGCGATCAACGAGTGGCTGGCCGCGGTCCCCTTCGACGCCCAGGACCTCCCGGGCTACGCGGGCACCCTCTTCGACTTCTACCGGACCCACCCGCACCTGATCCGCCTGGCCCGCTGGCACGCCCTGGAACGCCCGACCGCGCCCCCGCTGCCCGTCGCGACCGGGGCCAGGGCGGACAAGGTCAAGGCCCTCCGTAAGGCCCAGTACGACGGCAAGATCAACGCGGGCCTGCCCCCGGACGCCCTGCTCACCCTGGTCCAGTCCCTGGCGGGCACCTGGAGCGACGGCGCCCCGGAGGGCGGGGCTCCCGCGGCGGACCCGGAAGGCGTCAGCGACCAGCGCCACTGCGTGGTGGTGGCGGTGGCGAGGCTGACCCGCCCGGTGGACGGCACGACCCCGGGCCCGCTGGCGCCGCCCGTGGCAGGAGTGCGCTGA
- a CDS encoding FAD-dependent oxidoreductase, whose translation MAFAITQTCCNDASCIAVCPVNCIHPTPDEPDFGTTDMLYVDPKACIDCGACADACPVDAIFPVAELPEGLREYASVNADFYADRAPAEATPGPLFHAWDEPAFHRVLPADFAPLDIAVVGTGPSGMYAVRDLLLHTNARVTLLDRLPTPGGLVRYGVAPDHQSTKRIGETFARFHHHPRLRLRLGVQVGVDVTAEELAARHDAVVYAVGASAARDLAIPGEDLPGSLAATTVVAWYNGHPDVPPTAVDLSTERIVLVGNGNVALDVARILTADPATLTGTTIAPHALDRLRASKVREVVLLARRGPEDAAYTSPEIRALLAQSDVDLVVDAHDPRVNTASGKAALLRGVPREHIDWTTPPPSGNRRIVLRFHSTPLAVTGDSEVRGLRVSGADGEVEISAGRVVRAVGYRGRAVPGLPFDEDGGTIPHVGGRVTGRAGTYVVGWIKRGPTGGIGANRACAAETVGTLLADAVAGRLPRRARRDGVLRALAGRLHGGG comes from the coding sequence ATGGCCTTCGCGATCACCCAGACCTGCTGCAACGACGCCTCCTGCATCGCGGTGTGCCCGGTCAACTGCATCCACCCCACGCCGGACGAGCCGGACTTCGGCACCACGGACATGCTCTACGTGGACCCGAAGGCCTGCATCGACTGCGGCGCCTGCGCCGACGCCTGCCCGGTGGACGCGATCTTCCCGGTCGCCGAGCTGCCCGAGGGCCTGCGCGAGTACGCCAGCGTCAACGCGGACTTCTACGCCGACCGCGCCCCGGCCGAGGCCACCCCCGGCCCGCTGTTCCACGCCTGGGACGAGCCGGCCTTCCACCGCGTGCTGCCCGCCGACTTCGCGCCACTGGACATCGCGGTCGTCGGCACCGGCCCGTCCGGCATGTACGCGGTGCGGGACCTGTTGCTGCACACCAATGCCCGGGTGACGCTGCTGGACCGCCTGCCCACACCGGGCGGTCTGGTCCGCTACGGCGTGGCGCCGGACCACCAGTCCACCAAGCGCATCGGCGAGACCTTCGCCCGCTTCCACCACCACCCACGGCTGCGGCTGCGGCTGGGCGTCCAGGTGGGCGTGGACGTCACGGCCGAGGAACTGGCCGCCCGCCACGACGCGGTGGTCTACGCGGTCGGCGCCTCCGCGGCCCGCGACCTGGCCATCCCGGGTGAGGACCTCCCGGGCAGCCTGGCCGCCACCACGGTGGTCGCCTGGTACAACGGCCACCCAGACGTCCCACCCACGGCGGTCGACCTCTCCACCGAACGCATCGTGTTGGTGGGCAACGGGAACGTCGCCCTGGACGTGGCCCGCATCCTCACCGCGGACCCCGCGACCCTGACGGGCACCACGATCGCCCCGCACGCCCTGGACCGCCTGCGCGCGAGCAAGGTCCGCGAGGTGGTCCTGCTGGCCCGCCGGGGCCCGGAGGACGCGGCCTACACCAGCCCGGAGATCCGTGCCCTGCTGGCACAGTCCGATGTGGATCTGGTGGTCGACGCCCACGACCCCCGGGTGAACACCGCGTCAGGCAAGGCGGCACTGCTGCGAGGCGTGCCCCGGGAACACATCGACTGGACCACCCCGCCCCCCTCGGGCAACCGGCGGATCGTGCTGCGCTTCCACTCCACGCCGCTGGCCGTCACCGGCGACTCCGAGGTGCGGGGCCTGCGCGTGTCCGGCGCGGACGGCGAGGTGGAGATCTCGGCCGGACGGGTCGTGCGCGCGGTCGGCTACCGGGGCCGCGCGGTGCCCGGACTGCCGTTCGACGAGGACGGCGGGACGATCCCGCACGTCGGGGGCCGGGTCACCGGGCGAGCGGGCACGTACGTGGTCGGGTGGATCAAGCGCGGCCCGACCGGCGGCATCGGGGCCAACCGGGCCTGTGCGGCGGAGACGGTGGGCACCTTGCTGGCCGACGCGGTCGCCGGACGGCTGCCCCGGCGGGCCCGGCGGGACGGGGTGCTGCGGGCCCTGGCGGGCAGGTTGCACGGCGGCGGCTGA
- a CDS encoding AurF N-oxygenase family protein, protein MASVDTHAPANSVAQRLLDSSEQLSYDPVQEVDWDTPLDPNHHGMSPEWCSLYGTAYWNELSPAQQRELTRQESACVASTGIWFEMILQQMVLRDFYAKDPTDPAFQWALTEIADECRHSIMFARGSAKLGAPAYRPHRVVVELGRIFKTVAFGESAYASILVAEEVLDVMQRDWMRDERVAPFVRTINNIHVVEESRHMKFAREETRERLKGAGWLRRQFDAVVVSIVAWAIVGSMNSAKVYQHAGLDVRRACREAKANEHHKAMLRSSCAGLMEFLDSCGLLTKAATHFYKRANLI, encoded by the coding sequence ATGGCCAGCGTCGACACCCATGCCCCCGCGAACTCCGTCGCGCAGCGGTTGCTGGACTCGTCCGAGCAGCTGTCGTACGACCCGGTGCAAGAGGTCGACTGGGACACGCCCCTGGACCCGAACCACCACGGCATGAGCCCGGAGTGGTGCTCCCTCTACGGCACCGCGTACTGGAACGAGCTCTCGCCCGCGCAGCAGCGGGAGCTCACGCGGCAGGAGTCCGCGTGCGTGGCGTCCACCGGGATCTGGTTCGAGATGATCCTGCAGCAGATGGTGCTGCGGGACTTCTACGCCAAGGACCCCACCGACCCCGCGTTCCAGTGGGCGCTCACCGAGATCGCCGACGAGTGCCGGCACTCGATCATGTTCGCCCGCGGCTCCGCCAAGCTGGGCGCGCCCGCGTACCGGCCGCACCGCGTGGTGGTCGAGCTGGGGCGGATCTTCAAGACCGTGGCGTTCGGGGAGTCCGCCTACGCCTCGATCCTGGTGGCCGAGGAAGTCCTGGACGTCATGCAGCGCGACTGGATGCGGGACGAGCGGGTGGCCCCGTTCGTGCGCACCATCAACAACATCCACGTGGTGGAGGAGTCGCGGCACATGAAGTTCGCCCGCGAGGAGACCCGCGAGCGGCTCAAGGGCGCCGGGTGGCTGCGGCGGCAGTTCGACGCCGTCGTGGTGTCGATCGTCGCGTGGGCCATCGTGGGCAGCATGAACAGTGCCAAGGTCTACCAGCACGCCGGGCTGGACGTGCGCCGCGCCTGCCGCGAGGCCAAGGCCAACGAGCACCACAAGGCCATGCTGCGCTCCAGCTGCGCGGGCCTGATGGAGTTCCTGGACTCCTGCGGTCTGCTCACCAAGGCCGCCACGCACTTCTACAAGCGCGCCAACCTCATCTGA
- a CDS encoding helix-turn-helix domain-containing protein, with product MGGEFGVLLRQRRLQAGLTQEDLAGRAQVGVRTLRGLETGERVGPRLDTVRRIVEALELPVDGRVELLAAAGHVETAAPPPRVSLAAPVREALAQLAHAVRDRWQREEEHQQVQDPFPMPVRWAGAAAELQDCWANVRRALPGEGDGAIRLGGRLEQVVEVYRRIPSGRLVVLGRAGAGKSVLTLRFVLDLLRGRSAEDAVPVIFRLGTWNPATTGFREWLVGELVREHPGLTVPGPGGGSLASVLVADGLILPVLDGFDEVADGLHASALAALNASTLPLLMTSRTEQYAAAVHATDVLTSAAAVELTDLGVDDLAHYLPRTTRKSLWQPVLDVLRAEPDSDLAAVLTTPLMVVLARAIYSDGPRRDPAELLDSARFPTRDSIAGHLLGNFIPTVYAEQRGGGHQRWRVERVQHWFGELARHLDRLGTRDLAWWQLGASAPVRARVALVAVLTGFVLAVVDGLAEGLLFGFGTALRGGVMVGGLGVLTFGVAHGLLVTIRGAAPEPSWVRLRLPGGHSQLRRKLLPRTGIGLAGGLVFGLSYGFVRELVLRPPAGGLGEVVLLGLLNGAVFALVFGPCAALVFGLVGLLEAPFELSAAVSPVDLLKSNRRTVLFQLMVLGPVFAGLIAATGWLLVTLLNLLLGMDFFFWTAEASLLFGIVGGVGVGIGYALGLTAWGNWLVFARFWLPLTGRLPWQLSEFLEDAYRRGVLRQAGAVWQFRHARLQDHLARHR from the coding sequence GTGGGTGGGGAGTTCGGGGTGTTGTTGCGGCAGCGGCGGCTGCAGGCGGGCTTGACCCAGGAGGACCTCGCGGGCCGGGCCCAGGTGGGTGTCCGGACCCTGCGCGGCCTCGAGACCGGGGAGCGGGTCGGGCCCCGGCTGGACACCGTGCGGCGGATCGTCGAGGCCCTGGAGCTGCCCGTCGACGGGCGGGTGGAGCTGCTCGCCGCGGCCGGGCACGTGGAGACCGCCGCGCCGCCGCCCCGGGTGTCGTTGGCCGCGCCCGTGCGGGAGGCGTTGGCGCAGCTCGCGCATGCCGTCCGGGACCGGTGGCAGCGGGAGGAGGAGCACCAGCAGGTCCAGGATCCGTTTCCCATGCCGGTTCGGTGGGCTGGGGCGGCGGCCGAGTTGCAGGACTGCTGGGCCAATGTTCGGCGCGCCCTGCCCGGGGAGGGGGATGGGGCGATCCGGCTGGGTGGGCGGCTGGAGCAGGTGGTGGAGGTCTACCGGCGGATTCCGTCCGGGCGTCTTGTGGTGCTCGGCCGGGCCGGGGCTGGGAAGTCCGTGCTCACCCTGCGGTTCGTGCTCGACCTGCTGCGCGGGCGTTCGGCGGAGGACGCCGTGCCCGTGATCTTCCGGCTGGGAACGTGGAATCCCGCCACCACCGGGTTCCGCGAGTGGTTGGTCGGGGAGCTCGTGCGGGAGCATCCCGGGCTGACCGTGCCCGGGCCCGGGGGTGGGAGCCTGGCGTCGGTGTTGGTGGCCGACGGGCTCATCCTGCCCGTGCTGGACGGGTTCGACGAGGTCGCCGACGGGTTGCACGCCTCGGCTCTTGCCGCGCTCAACGCCAGCACCCTGCCGCTGCTCATGACCAGTCGGACCGAGCAGTACGCCGCCGCCGTGCACGCCACCGACGTGCTCACCTCGGCCGCCGCCGTGGAGCTGACCGACCTCGGCGTGGACGACCTCGCGCACTACCTGCCCCGCACCACCCGCAAGTCCCTGTGGCAGCCGGTGCTCGACGTCCTGCGTGCCGAGCCGGACAGCGACCTCGCCGCCGTGCTCACCACACCGCTCATGGTCGTGCTCGCCCGCGCCATCTACAGCGACGGGCCCCGGCGGGATCCCGCCGAGCTGCTGGACTCCGCGCGGTTCCCCACCCGGGACTCGATCGCCGGGCACCTGCTCGGGAACTTCATCCCGACCGTGTACGCCGAGCAGCGCGGGGGTGGGCACCAGCGGTGGCGGGTGGAGCGGGTGCAGCACTGGTTCGGCGAGCTGGCCCGGCACCTCGACCGGCTCGGCACCCGGGACCTGGCCTGGTGGCAGCTCGGGGCCAGTGCGCCGGTGCGGGCACGGGTGGCTCTGGTCGCCGTGCTCACCGGGTTCGTGCTGGCCGTTGTCGACGGGCTGGCGGAGGGGCTGTTGTTCGGGTTCGGCACGGCCTTGCGCGGTGGGGTGATGGTCGGGGGGCTCGGGGTGCTGACCTTCGGGGTCGCGCACGGGCTGCTCGTGACGATCCGGGGGGCCGCGCCCGAGCCGTCCTGGGTGCGGCTGCGGTTGCCGGGCGGGCACAGCCAGCTGCGGCGCAAGCTGCTGCCCCGCACCGGGATCGGGCTCGCCGGGGGACTGGTGTTCGGGCTCAGCTACGGGTTCGTGCGCGAGCTCGTGCTGAGGCCTCCCGCCGGTGGGCTGGGGGAGGTGGTCCTGCTCGGATTGCTCAACGGGGCGGTGTTCGCACTCGTGTTCGGGCCCTGCGCCGCGCTCGTGTTCGGGTTGGTGGGACTGCTGGAAGCGCCGTTCGAGTTGTCCGCCGCGGTCAGTCCGGTTGATTTGCTGAAATCCAACCGGCGGACCGTGCTTTTCCAGCTGATGGTGCTCGGGCCGGTGTTCGCCGGACTGATCGCCGCCACCGGGTGGTTGCTCGTAACACTGCTGAACCTGCTTCTCGGGATGGATTTCTTCTTCTGGACCGCCGAGGCCTCGCTGTTGTTCGGGATCGTCGGCGGGGTCGGCGTGGGCATCGGTTACGCACTCGGGTTGACGGCCTGGGGGAACTGGCTGGTGTTCGCGCGGTTCTGGCTCCCGCTGACCGGCAGATTGCCCTGGCAGCTGTCGGAGTTCCTGGAGGACGCCTATCGGCGGGGTGTGCTGCGGCAGGCGGGTGCGGTCTGGCAGTTCCGGCACGCCAGGCTGCAAGACCACCTCGCACGGCATCGCTGA
- a CDS encoding cutinase family protein — MKRTKLVAGIAALPLLGGVALSTAPIAQAAVNGCAAQKLFEVGGAGDGTGKVYDAYNKTLPNGVEAEKVVYSGDLVPLTGTKFLDEAVAEGVANVERAVRAFHAACPGSRISVVGYSEGALVAGNALENLAKATDVPHDLVDGVLYGDPRRPGVAGAGLNGGAGGLMGTIPTFLPKTSMQGVRKPFTAFPVRTICKQNDAICNSENPITNLVAFLNGWAGYLSGDHGYDINPLRDAGSGDLFIRQAPKVPYGQPLPVPSPTPWQLFNGNFELSQQFVRGLRDLARTVAPPQLWRELTTRFPWLERL, encoded by the coding sequence GTGAAGAGAACGAAGCTGGTGGCGGGAATCGCCGCGCTGCCGTTGCTCGGGGGAGTCGCGCTCAGCACCGCGCCGATCGCGCAGGCCGCGGTGAACGGTTGTGCGGCGCAGAAGCTGTTCGAGGTCGGTGGCGCCGGGGACGGCACCGGAAAGGTCTACGACGCCTACAACAAGACCCTGCCGAATGGTGTCGAGGCGGAGAAGGTCGTCTATTCCGGTGACCTCGTACCGCTGACCGGGACGAAATTCCTGGACGAGGCCGTGGCCGAGGGGGTGGCGAACGTGGAGCGGGCCGTACGCGCTTTCCACGCCGCCTGTCCCGGTTCGCGCATCTCGGTCGTCGGCTACTCCGAGGGCGCGCTGGTCGCGGGCAACGCCCTGGAGAACCTGGCCAAGGCCACCGACGTGCCGCACGACCTGGTCGACGGTGTGCTCTACGGCGACCCGCGCCGTCCGGGCGTGGCCGGGGCCGGGCTCAACGGCGGGGCCGGTGGCCTGATGGGCACCATCCCCACCTTCCTGCCCAAGACCTCCATGCAGGGGGTGCGCAAGCCGTTCACCGCGTTCCCGGTGCGCACGATCTGCAAGCAGAACGACGCCATCTGCAACTCGGAGAACCCGATCACCAACCTGGTCGCCTTCCTCAACGGCTGGGCGGGCTACCTCTCCGGTGACCACGGCTACGACATCAACCCCCTGCGCGACGCGGGCAGCGGTGACCTGTTCATCCGCCAGGCGCCGAAGGTGCCGTACGGGCAGCCGCTGCCGGTGCCCAGCCCGACCCCGTGGCAGCTGTTCAACGGCAACTTCGAGCTGTCCCAGCAGTTCGTGCGCGGCCTGCGGGACCTGGCCCGGACAGTGGCCCCGCCGCAGCTGTGGCGCGAGCTGACCACCCGCTTCCCGTGGCTGGAGCGCCTGTGA
- a CDS encoding serine hydrolase domain-containing protein has product MRTLRLAALLATASLLLTPALAQARTADHADTQAVLNAYQAKAGPGAGVYAGNRTTSWQLSSGTATINTREDIRAEQVFRAASQTKAFVAAVILQLVDEGKVVLDAPVERYLPGVVRGNGYDGNRITVRQLLQHTAGIARDATNPQAAPGGGYELRELVRAGLANKPVFEPGTGWQYSNVGYFIAGLLVEQVTGTPIREAVTARIIQPLGLTSTKYPAAGDRSLGPNQLRGYLGGRLGPLFFWYEATQNMDPTQVHSAGALASSLVDLAAFHQAIADGRVFSRAMLAEMRTTVPIPGGSNATDGDGYGLGVVRYRMSCGGEAWGHAGDLTTGHSSVTLATDDGRRASVVSNAYVAGGHTPTRFQVADSALCGSR; this is encoded by the coding sequence GTGAGGACGCTGCGCCTGGCGGCCCTGCTCGCCACCGCCTCGCTGCTGCTGACCCCGGCGCTCGCGCAGGCCAGGACCGCCGACCACGCCGACACCCAGGCGGTGCTCAACGCCTACCAGGCCAAGGCCGGACCGGGGGCCGGGGTCTACGCGGGCAACCGCACGACCTCCTGGCAGCTCAGCAGCGGCACCGCCACGATCAACACCCGCGAGGACATCCGGGCCGAGCAGGTGTTCCGGGCGGCCAGCCAGACCAAGGCCTTCGTGGCCGCGGTCATCCTGCAGCTGGTCGACGAGGGCAAGGTCGTCCTGGACGCCCCGGTCGAGCGCTACCTGCCCGGGGTGGTGCGCGGCAACGGCTACGACGGCAACCGCATCACCGTGCGGCAGCTGCTCCAGCACACCGCGGGCATCGCGCGGGACGCGACCAACCCGCAGGCGGCCCCGGGCGGCGGCTACGAGCTGCGCGAGCTGGTGCGGGCGGGCCTGGCGAACAAGCCGGTGTTCGAGCCGGGCACGGGCTGGCAGTACTCCAACGTCGGCTACTTCATCGCGGGGCTGCTGGTCGAGCAGGTCACCGGCACGCCGATCCGCGAGGCGGTGACCGCGCGGATCATCCAGCCGCTCGGCCTGACCAGCACGAAGTACCCGGCTGCCGGGGACCGCTCGCTCGGGCCGAACCAGCTGCGCGGTTATCTGGGCGGCCGGCTGGGGCCGCTGTTCTTCTGGTACGAGGCCACGCAGAACATGGATCCCACGCAGGTGCACTCGGCGGGTGCGCTGGCCTCCTCGCTGGTCGACCTGGCCGCGTTCCACCAGGCGATCGCGGACGGGCGGGTGTTCTCGCGGGCGATGCTGGCCGAGATGCGCACGACCGTGCCGATCCCGGGTGGCAGCAACGCCACTGACGGGGACGGCTACGGCCTGGGTGTGGTGCGCTACCGGATGTCCTGCGGCGGGGAGGCGTGGGGGCACGCGGGGGACCTGACCACCGGGCACTCCTCGGTCACCCTGGCCACCGACGACGGCCGCCGCGCCTCGGTGGTGTCCAACGCCTACGTGGCGGGCGGGCACACGCCGACGCGGTTCCAGGTCGCGGACTCCGCGCTGTGCGGCAGCAGGTGA
- a CDS encoding RNA polymerase sigma factor codes for MTGLIGSEDVVALYDGHARALHRYLARRVGAETADDLVAEAFLLVWQQRGEYDPELASLKTWLYGIATNLLLRHTRAEVRRLRAWSREHGRREPAEAVEDRATARADAGALSADLARTVAGLRHEERDVLLLVAWAGLTPTEVAEALSVPVVTVRTRLHRARAKVRDRLPLPSRWSGSGAEENGDA; via the coding sequence GTGACTGGCCTGATCGGCAGCGAGGACGTCGTGGCGCTCTACGACGGGCACGCCCGCGCGCTGCACCGCTACCTGGCCCGCCGCGTCGGCGCCGAGACCGCCGACGACCTGGTCGCCGAGGCGTTCCTGCTGGTGTGGCAGCAGCGCGGCGAGTACGACCCGGAGCTGGCCAGCCTCAAGACCTGGCTGTACGGCATCGCCACCAACCTGCTGCTGCGCCACACCCGCGCCGAGGTCCGGCGGCTGCGGGCCTGGAGCCGGGAGCACGGCAGGCGCGAGCCCGCCGAGGCGGTCGAGGACCGGGCCACCGCCCGCGCCGACGCCGGTGCGCTCTCCGCCGACCTGGCCCGCACGGTCGCGGGCCTGCGCCACGAGGAGCGGGACGTGCTGCTGCTGGTGGCCTGGGCCGGGCTGACGCCCACCGAGGTGGCCGAGGCGTTGTCGGTGCCGGTGGTCACGGTTCGCACCCGGCTGCACCGGGCGAGGGCGAAGGTCCGCGACCGGCTGCCCCTGCCCAGCCGGTGGTCGGGAAGCGGAGCTGAGGAGAACGGTGATGCGTGA
- a CDS encoding CU044_5270 family protein, protein MREHNGRLPEDEAVDGVLAEVPEMSERAFRDGRERLLAAMAAERFPEREAEVIPLRRAPRRTRWLVGAAAGVALLVGGALLAPTLSVVDGPVANSAQAAEVLNRAAANLTIGTRPDPLLRPGQFRYVRVHGWIGAPSLDRSEELFYLAETNLETWIPAEQRQQWLYRRKATGQLRLVNGDEADAREDAKGVQRGLDGEWRAEDGRFFEGPNPVTRTPSLERPTPEFQAALPKDPKQLYEQLRRDADAGHQLGDKGLLQHVVNGMNSGLLTAETRANVYRALANMPGLRVLKDTETLDGRKGTALGVTADGFSQQIVVDPETGEFIGQQQVAVDESHGMDVGTVIHTTSVRTAVVDGQGQTG, encoded by the coding sequence ATGCGTGAGCACAACGGGCGGCTGCCCGAGGACGAGGCGGTTGACGGCGTGCTGGCCGAGGTGCCCGAGATGTCGGAGCGGGCCTTCCGGGACGGCCGGGAGCGGCTGCTGGCCGCGATGGCGGCGGAGCGGTTTCCCGAGCGGGAGGCGGAGGTCATCCCGCTCCGCCGGGCACCCCGCCGGACGCGGTGGCTGGTGGGTGCGGCGGCCGGGGTCGCCCTGCTCGTCGGCGGCGCGCTGCTCGCCCCGACCCTGTCGGTGGTGGACGGACCGGTGGCCAACTCCGCGCAGGCGGCCGAGGTCCTGAACCGGGCGGCGGCCAACCTGACCATCGGCACCCGGCCGGACCCGCTGCTGCGGCCGGGCCAGTTCCGGTATGTGCGGGTGCACGGCTGGATCGGCGCACCGAGCCTGGACCGGTCCGAGGAGTTGTTCTACCTGGCCGAGACGAACCTGGAGACCTGGATCCCGGCCGAGCAGCGGCAGCAGTGGCTGTACCGGCGCAAGGCCACCGGGCAGCTGCGCCTGGTCAACGGGGACGAGGCCGACGCCCGCGAGGACGCCAAGGGCGTCCAGCGCGGCCTGGACGGGGAGTGGCGGGCCGAGGACGGCCGCTTCTTCGAGGGGCCGAACCCGGTCACGCGCACGCCGAGCCTGGAGCGCCCGACCCCGGAGTTCCAGGCGGCGCTGCCGAAGGACCCGAAGCAGCTCTACGAACAGCTGCGCCGGGACGCCGACGCCGGGCACCAGCTCGGGGACAAGGGCCTGCTGCAACACGTGGTCAACGGCATGAACAGCGGCCTGCTGACCGCGGAGACCCGCGCCAACGTCTACCGGGCGCTGGCGAACATGCCCGGGCTGCGGGTGCTCAAGGACACCGAGACCCTGGACGGGCGCAAGGGCACCGCGCTGGGGGTCACCGCGGACGGGTTCAGCCAGCAGATCGTGGTGGACCCGGAGACCGGTGAGTTCATCGGGCAGCAGCAGGTCGCCGTGGACGAGAGCCACGGCATGGACGTGGGCACGGTCATCCACACGACCTCGGTGCGGACCGCGGTCGTGGACGGGCAGGGCCAGACCGGCTGA
- a CDS encoding sulfatase-like hydrolase/transferase — MEISRRRLVGAAGAGALAAVLPGGTGQAAAEEPFRALPGPPPKRPNLLVVLVDDPGWADLSSRGAPEIRTPNLDRLAASGVRFRQSYSASSVCSPARIGLYTGRYPGRLAGGLKEPIDAPNAVDGIPAGHPTLGSLVHEAGYSTALIGKWHCGFLPWFSPTRLGWQEFFGSFSGGMDYFAKLSHHNLHDLYENEVAAHDLRHYTDLVTERAVEFVRREHRKPWLLNLNYTTPRRPWEGPGDRTVSDELTAVCRAVVEDLDRAVGQVLDAVRRSGQLHNTLVFVASDNGGARFSGTRPLGGGTSTLAEGGMRVPTILSWPGALRPRQVHDAPVLTMDWTATFLELAGTRPAATHPLDGTSLAGHLFRGEALPARDLFWRLRGQRALRRGDLKYVRTGTTEALYDLAADVRERANLARKRPEDLAALRSAWEAVEATLVPYPA; from the coding sequence ATGGAGATCAGCAGGCGGCGGCTGGTGGGTGCGGCGGGCGCGGGGGCCCTGGCCGCGGTGCTCCCGGGCGGGACCGGGCAGGCGGCGGCGGAGGAGCCGTTCCGGGCGCTGCCGGGGCCTCCGCCCAAGCGCCCGAACCTGCTGGTGGTCCTGGTCGACGACCCGGGCTGGGCGGACCTGTCCAGTCGCGGGGCGCCGGAGATCCGCACCCCGAACCTGGACCGGCTGGCCGCCTCCGGGGTGCGGTTCCGCCAGTCCTACTCGGCGTCCTCGGTGTGCTCGCCGGCCCGGATCGGGCTCTACACCGGGCGCTACCCGGGACGCCTGGCGGGCGGGCTGAAGGAGCCGATCGACGCGCCCAACGCCGTGGACGGCATCCCGGCCGGGCACCCGACCCTGGGCTCGCTGGTGCACGAGGCGGGGTACTCGACCGCGCTGATCGGCAAGTGGCACTGCGGGTTCCTGCCGTGGTTCAGCCCGACCCGGCTGGGCTGGCAGGAGTTCTTCGGCAGCTTCTCCGGCGGCATGGACTACTTCGCCAAGCTCAGCCACCACAACCTGCACGACCTGTACGAGAACGAGGTGGCCGCGCACGACCTGCGCCACTACACCGACCTGGTCACCGAGCGTGCGGTGGAGTTCGTGCGGCGGGAGCACCGGAAGCCGTGGCTGCTCAACCTCAACTACACCACCCCACGCCGGCCCTGGGAGGGCCCGGGGGACAGGACCGTCAGCGACGAGCTGACCGCGGTGTGCCGGGCGGTGGTGGAGGACCTGGACCGCGCGGTCGGGCAGGTGCTGGACGCCGTGCGGCGCAGCGGACAGCTGCACAACACGCTGGTCTTCGTCGCCAGTGACAACGGCGGCGCGCGCTTCTCCGGCACCCGGCCGTTGGGCGGCGGCACGTCCACGCTGGCCGAGGGCGGCATGCGGGTGCCCACGATCCTGAGCTGGCCGGGCGCGCTGCGGCCCCGGCAGGTGCACGACGCGCCGGTGCTCACCATGGACTGGACCGCGACGTTCCTGGAGCTGGCCGGGACACGTCCGGCGGCCACCCACCCCTTGGACGGCACGTCGCTGGCCGGGCACCTGTTCCGGGGCGAGGCCCTGCCCGCGCGGGACCTGTTCTGGCGGCTGCGGGGCCAGCGCGCGCTGCGCCGGGGCGACCTCAAGTACGTGCGCACCGGTACCACCGAGGCCCTCTACGACCTGGCGGCCGACGTGCGCGAGCGCGCCAACCTCGCCCGCAAGCGGCCCGAGGACCTGGCCGCGCTGCGGTCGGCGTGGGAGGCGGTGGAGGCGACCCTGGTGCCGTACCCGGCGTGA